A stretch of Deinococcus sedimenti DNA encodes these proteins:
- a CDS encoding GreA/GreB family elongation factor → MAQATRQVKLTREGFERLQKTLDQEMNRLAEATRILQEQMETNSDTEDTGLEDAKREKMNIEARIDELEDTLARATVIEDHENEGRVELGAIVVLANETTKKDMKVQVVSAAEATVTGGSLPRVSEDSPVGKELMNRKKGETFVVNLDNGKQMKYKVKSIEY, encoded by the coding sequence GTGGCACAGGCGACCAGACAGGTGAAGCTCACGCGTGAAGGTTTCGAACGGCTCCAGAAGACGCTGGACCAGGAAATGAACCGCCTCGCGGAAGCGACGCGCATCCTCCAGGAGCAGATGGAAACCAACTCGGACACCGAGGACACCGGGCTGGAGGACGCCAAGCGCGAGAAGATGAACATCGAGGCGCGCATCGACGAGCTGGAGGACACCCTGGCCCGCGCGACCGTCATCGAGGACCACGAGAACGAGGGCCGCGTGGAACTCGGCGCGATCGTCGTGCTTGCCAACGAGACCACCAAGAAGGACATGAAGGTGCAGGTCGTCAGCGCCGCCGAGGCGACCGTCACCGGCGGCAGCCTCCCCCGCGTCAGCGAGGACAGCCCCGTCGGGAAGGAACTGATGAACCGCAAGAAAGGGGAGACCTTCGTGGTGAACCTCGACAACGGCAAGCAGATGAAATACAAGGTCAAGAGCATCGAGTACTGA